A stretch of candidate division KSB1 bacterium DNA encodes these proteins:
- a CDS encoding form I ribulose bisphosphate carboxylase large subunit — MVSSKDSVKKKSRWTSGVTPYAEMGYYNADYQPKDTDILCAFRFVPQEGVEPIEAAAAVAGESSTATWTVVWTDRLSAYEHYQAKCYRVDPVPGSNQYLAYIAYDLDLFEEGSIANLTASIIGNVFGFKALKSLRLEDMRIPPHYVKTFQGPPHGIVMEREYLNKYGRPLLGATVKPKLGLSARNYGRVVFEALSGGLDFTKDDENINSQPFMRWRDRYLFCMEAVNRASAATGEIKGHYLNVTAATMEDMYERAEFAKDLGSVIIMIDLVVGYTAIQSMSKWARKNGLILHLHRAGHGTYTRQKTHGVNFRVISKWMRLAGVDHLHAGTVVGKLEGDPNAVQGYYNTLRANKLEPNPAQGLYFEQDWASMPGVMPVASGGIHAGQMHQLLHYLGEDVVLQFGGGTIGHPDGIAEGATANRVAVEAMIKARNEGRDYLVEGPEILAKAARWSPSLRKALEIWKDVTFNFESTDVPDVVPTLTV, encoded by the coding sequence ATGGTGAGCAGCAAAGATAGCGTGAAGAAGAAAAGCCGTTGGACATCGGGCGTGACGCCTTATGCGGAGATGGGCTATTACAATGCGGACTATCAACCCAAAGACACGGACATTTTATGCGCGTTTCGGTTTGTGCCGCAGGAGGGCGTCGAGCCGATCGAAGCCGCGGCCGCGGTGGCCGGCGAATCTTCAACTGCGACGTGGACCGTGGTGTGGACCGATCGGCTCTCGGCCTACGAGCATTATCAGGCGAAATGCTATCGCGTTGATCCCGTGCCGGGAAGCAATCAATACCTCGCTTACATCGCTTACGATCTCGATCTTTTTGAAGAAGGCTCGATCGCCAATCTCACGGCTTCGATCATCGGCAACGTGTTCGGCTTCAAGGCGCTGAAGTCGCTGCGCCTGGAGGACATGCGCATCCCACCGCACTACGTGAAAACATTTCAAGGCCCGCCACACGGCATCGTGATGGAACGTGAGTACCTCAACAAATATGGCCGGCCCCTGCTGGGCGCGACGGTGAAACCCAAGCTCGGGCTTTCGGCGCGCAATTATGGCCGCGTGGTTTTTGAGGCGCTGTCCGGCGGCTTGGATTTCACCAAGGACGATGAGAACATCAACAGCCAGCCGTTTATGCGCTGGCGCGACCGCTATCTCTTTTGCATGGAGGCGGTGAATCGGGCTTCAGCCGCAACCGGCGAGATCAAAGGGCATTACTTGAACGTGACCGCGGCAACGATGGAAGACATGTACGAGCGCGCGGAGTTCGCCAAAGATTTGGGCAGCGTGATCATCATGATTGACTTGGTCGTCGGCTATACCGCGATTCAATCCATGAGCAAATGGGCGCGCAAGAACGGTTTGATTTTGCATCTGCATCGCGCCGGCCACGGCACGTACACGCGGCAGAAAACGCACGGCGTCAACTTCCGCGTCATCTCCAAATGGATGCGTCTCGCCGGCGTCGACCACCTTCACGCCGGCACCGTGGTGGGCAAGTTGGAGGGCGATCCCAACGCGGTGCAAGGCTACTACAACACGCTGCGCGCCAACAAGCTCGAGCCGAATCCGGCGCAGGGCCTTTACTTCGAGCAAGATTGGGCTTCGATGCCGGGCGTGATGCCCGTGGCTTCCGGCGGCATTCATGCGGGCCAAATGCATCAGCTCTTGCACTATCTCGGTGAAGATGTGGTCTTGCAATTCGGCGGCGGCACCATCGGCCATCCCGACGGCATCGCCGAGGGCGCCACGGCCAATCGCGTCGCGGTCGAGGCCATGATCAAAGCGCGCAACGAAGGCCGCGATTATCTTGTGGAAGGGCCGGAAATTTTGGCCAAAGCCGCACGCTGGTCGCCCTCGCTGCGAAAGGCGTTGGAAATTTGGAAGGACGTCACCTTCAACTTTGAATCCACCGATGTGCCGGACGTCGTGCCGACGTTGACGGTTTAA
- a CDS encoding ribulose bisphosphate carboxylase small subunit, producing the protein MRITQGTFSYLPDFNDDEIKAQVQYCLDNGWPISIEYTDDPHPRNVYWQMWGLPMFDIKDAAAIMYELHECRKTFPNHYIKISGYDRSLGRATTVLSFIVNRPKEEPGFHVERLEDSDRRVRYTIRAYAADRPAGQRYEAQK; encoded by the coding sequence ATGCGCATCACCCAAGGCACCTTTTCTTACCTGCCCGATTTCAACGATGACGAGATCAAAGCGCAGGTTCAATATTGTTTGGACAACGGCTGGCCGATTTCAATCGAATACACCGACGATCCGCATCCGCGCAACGTGTATTGGCAGATGTGGGGGCTGCCCATGTTCGACATCAAGGATGCTGCGGCCATTATGTACGAACTCCACGAGTGTCGGAAAACCTTCCCCAATCACTACATCAAGATCAGCGGCTATGATCGCAGCCTGGGCCGGGCGACAACCGTGTTGAGCTTTATCGTGAACCGCCCCAAAGAGGAGCCGGGCTTCCACGTCGAGCGCTTGGAAGATTCCGATCGCCGCGTGCGCTACACCATTCGCGCGTATGCGGCTGATAGGCCGGCCGGGCAAAGGTACGAAGCTCAAAAATGA
- the cbbX gene encoding CbbX protein, whose translation MIQPSNTPPVEVVNIDAAYAESNIQQILDDLERELVGLKPIKTRIREIAALLLVARLREQMALATERPTLHMSFTGRPGTGKTTVALRMAKILNHLGYVRKGHLIVATRDDLVGQYVGHTAPKTKEVIKKAMGGVLFIDEAYYLYRPENERDYGQEAIEMLLQVMENQRDDLVVILAGYKERMDTFFQSNPGFHSRIAHHLDFPDYTLEELAAIAELMVQQQMYHFDEQSRQAFYEYLQLRMQQPHFANARSVRNALDRIKLRQANRLLKAGGVIAKEELARIDTADVRQSRVFAGGINGEGSAGQFEKV comes from the coding sequence ATGATCCAGCCCTCCAATACTCCACCAGTTGAGGTGGTGAATATCGATGCGGCTTACGCGGAGTCGAACATTCAGCAAATTCTCGATGATCTCGAGCGCGAGCTGGTGGGCTTGAAACCGATCAAGACGCGCATCCGCGAGATTGCCGCGCTGCTTTTGGTGGCGCGCTTGCGCGAGCAAATGGCGCTCGCGACCGAGCGGCCGACTTTGCACATGAGCTTCACCGGGCGGCCGGGCACCGGCAAGACGACGGTGGCGCTGCGCATGGCGAAAATTCTAAATCATCTCGGCTACGTGCGCAAAGGCCATCTCATCGTGGCGACGCGCGACGATCTCGTCGGCCAATACGTCGGCCACACCGCGCCGAAAACCAAGGAAGTGATCAAGAAAGCCATGGGCGGCGTACTGTTCATTGACGAAGCTTATTATCTCTATCGTCCGGAAAACGAGCGCGACTATGGCCAGGAGGCGATTGAGATGCTGCTGCAGGTGATGGAAAACCAGCGCGACGATTTGGTGGTCATTCTCGCCGGTTACAAAGAGCGCATGGACACCTTCTTTCAATCCAATCCGGGTTTTCATTCGCGCATTGCACATCATCTCGATTTCCCCGACTACACGTTGGAGGAGTTGGCGGCAATTGCGGAGCTGATGGTGCAGCAACAAATGTATCACTTCGATGAGCAGTCGCGGCAGGCGTTTTATGAATATCTGCAATTGCGCATGCAGCAGCCGCACTTTGCCAACGCGCGCAGCGTGCGTAATGCCCTCGACCGCATCAAGCTGCGGCAGGCCAATCGCCTGCTCAAAGCCGGCGGCGTCATCGCCAAAGAGGAGCTGGCGCGCATTGACACCGCGGACGTTCGCCAGAGCCGCGTGTTTGCCGGGGGAATAAATGGCGAGGGCTCTGCCGGACAATTTGAAAAAGTATAA